TGTTGTAGTTGGATTTTATGTAGAATAAGTCTATAATTGgcttatatataatgtgtatctTCATGTTGCCAATACGCggacatacaattttaaattgctatTTAGCAATGGTcttcatgtttttatatattcagaCCCTCCAAGTCAAAAGTTAAATTGCGCCTATGATGATATGAGTAAGCTTTTAACAATTGTCAACAACAAAACAAGAAGTAAATATTTGTCTACAGTCGTTTGAGCCAATCTCTATGATAGGTAGATGAAGTAATATAGTGGTGATCTTATCTCTTGGAATACGTTTtttgtaacaatttattttaacaattaaaactattatctgCTATGATGGAAGTTTGGGTAAATAGAAGAAATTCtcctgaataatataataagaaaatataaaaatgatatatttatgtcaGCTATCTtagcattttaatataaaataaataactaaacaaatcaagaaattattaagaaaataaacaaaacaaataaaaatataatataatataaatatataaaaaaagtgttgtaatatataaaaaaaaatatatctttatatatataatatatattaatgaataacaaaaaaataatgaaatatttttcaatttaaaatattctcaagGTACCTTCGACCATATCACCAGACGTCACATGTGGCAGGAGGGTTGAGATGCAGCTTGCACAATACCATCCATGGCCACAGTCCGACAGTATGTATTGCGCCTGGTCTGGTACATATTGAACATGACGCATACATCCAAGACACTGACTTCCAGTTAGATCAAGTAAAGAATTGTTTGACATCCATTtacctttaataaaaattgtatattttaattataaaaaaaaaaaatcttcaatttactgtatcattattaatatttaccatcTCCTAGGTTAACATGCATTATATGGATGGGCTGTGTTGTGGGAAATTCTGCTTTGCAAATTCCGCACTTATCTATTGAGTCGCACACTCATCACAGCACCATCCGTGACCGCAAGGCACCAAAATGTTGGCCGACTTTACTTGGCTCCAACTTTCAAGGCAAACAAAACATCTGTCTACAGGGTCAcctttagaataaaaaagtataagtgagttttatttttcaattctatTTAAGAGGACGTTACAGGACATATTTTGTTGTCTCCATCTTACAAGTGTGTATCATAACAAATTGTAAGCTCGATAGAACACGTTTAGCtttgttagtttaaaaaatagattaaatttgcCCTCTTCTACTATTTAAAGCTAAGTTTATTGTATGGCATCTTGTAGGCtttgcattatattttaactttaaagtgagctatgactattttaatatgtgacataaaatttacaattttaaaattaaaaataaatattaatattataacaaatacatttttataacttgctttaaaattaaaatttaataaaaagtctaTGAGATACTCTACAAAATAATCTTACCTTTACATTTTATGAGGTAAATtcactctaatttttaaactagtaTAGCTAAACATGATTTTTTGAGAGTAAAATTAGGTATGTTACGCACTTCTAAGACGAAGATAACAAATATCAGTGTGTAACGTCCTCTTaatggaaattattataataataataacttgccTTCAAATGTAGGGATATCTAAATCAGCTGCCTGGTGAGCTGGTTGAGTATTTTGTTCTGAAACTAAATGGAAAGTTATTAAGCTAATGTTTcagtattataacatttaaaatcaatctaCCGTCAACAAAAGCATCATCTATGCCAAGCTCAACTATTTCATAGACCTCTTCCTCCGCTAACGTATCATTGATATGTGGCTGTTCAActtcaaaacatattaaattgtagaataagtgaatatttattcataatagtttattttattttatttttaaatttgttagaataatatataatctgtaATACAGTTACAATAAGCTTATGGGCATAGaagaataaattacaaaatgttagtACTTGGGTGGAGAATCGCCCAAGGGTGACActccaacattttatttatagaaatactcAAAGGCATACTTTCGTTTTCTGGCTGATCAATGGGCTCATTTCGGTCTTCATTATTTGCTaatcaaacaaacaaaaaagtcatattttgttaagacaatatattttttatcatattttatttctatatgcTTACCTTGAATCTGGATTGGCACCTCAATATTGTCTGTATtccctataatatttatatttaaagtatagtaACTAgagtaaataatgtatttttaatttaaatgtatagttgtatattacCGAGAAGATGGCGACCTTCAATTATTCTAAGGTTACCACCTGGTTGTTGGCGCACATTTGGATGCCGGACCATTCCATGGTTTTCTGGAACTGCTGCTGCCCGTTGACGACCACGACCCCTCCTACCTCTACCAGCACCACGAATGTGGAATGGTGGCAATACAGGTGGCAGAGGCTGAAGTCCAATCATTGGTAGCTGTTCAGGAATATCTTCGAGAAGGATTTCTATAATtccattttattgtaatttagttaatacacccaattgaatttatatggTACCTACCATTAGCTAAAGGGCCTATTTGCATGTCTATATACCCTCTCACCGAATAAGACACTCTTCTTAAATATGCCATTGTGTCATAGCGGCCATAGCGTATGTTCCGTAGAGCATCAGCCAAAATGCAGTTATTTGTGTCTCTGCTAGACACAAAAGATCTTCGTACCTTTAaagtttgatttattaaaattaaaattaatttcaaaaatgtatgccATATATAGTTAGTTATCTCACTTGTTGGCCATTGATTGTTTGTAATGTTTCCCTCCGTACTCTACTTTCAACCGATCGTAATCGATctgcaaaaaattataaaaaccaatcAAAATTCTAGCTTTTgccaactatatatttttattaaaattcaattaccGTAAAAAGACCAAACTGGGGGATGTATGCCTATGGTGGACTTAAGCATACTGTGAAAACTTTCCACAAAGTTGTTTGTACGAATGTTTACACCATAAACGGAAAACCCGGATGGACGTACTGTTGTCAACCAGTATTGTCTGACATAGTCCACTAACTGAACAATACGGTTCAGTATGCCCATACGTGTTGCCAATCTTGTGATTGCTAGAAAACCCCCAAGAATGTGGAAGTCTTCTGGCAATTCTGGCATCTGTTGTGGTGGCAAGTGTGGTAAAgacatatctatatataaaaaaatgttaatattaatgtaagaaTTTCTCATATCACTAGATCCTAATCCATCCgccattaattgttatttcttattacCATTTTCAGTATTGTGGCAGCATGATGGTTTTCACGAAAAATGTCACCATGCCATGGGTCTGGACAAAACGTAAAATGCTCTGCAAACAAATAGTGCATTTGAgaatataattctttattgACTAAGGTAAATCACAAATGcggaaatatataaaaatattggtgaactagaaaactttttttatacatatatctgTTTCATATCTAGATTAAGAatccaaaaaaatactatacaataataaaaacattaatgcaCAATTTGTTATTACCTGGCAAAAATGGAACCAGCACCCGATCAATTGGCATTCTGGAATCACTATTCGTATTGCATTTCGCATGGCTGTTTCAAAAATCTGATACAATACTTACATTTTGCCAGTCAAAAATATCTTCTGGTAAATTATTTCGCACATATTGCCACAGTCCTATAGACGTTTCTGTTCTACGATTTAATAAATGCGTATACCACAGGAACTGACTTGAATTACAAATGtaaattgaagaaaataaaatttaaataaactaaatatgtaagtaaattGATTATCTAATGTTAACATATCTCTTACGACATTATCCAAGACAGCGTGGATTGTGATCAACTGCTCGGCATCAGCAGGAACTCGCGGAATAACACCAAATGTACCATCAATTGCCAAGACTCTTGCTTCACGTAGGTATGGAGCAATGTGTCGtataaatgtcaaatttaaaaaaatcaatcctCCAAAAACCAATTCTTCATTGACTACGAACTCCAAGTTTCCATGGAAGAATGGTGCATTATCGTCTACTGAATAAAGTAGACGGTTTTGCCATGTTGGTGACACAATAATCTCTCCCATGGCCCTGAGATTATCTGGTGTTGGGGGATTCACACTTCGTCGCACATAGCGCATTGCCCGTAGTGCTTGCTCACGAGACACCTCTATAGCTGCATTtggaaatctaaaaaattgttattcatgTATGAGTACATTTTGACATAATTCTAAATgaagtatttaagtaattttgtaaatttgtttacCTCCTCGCTTCTTCTTCCAGAATTGTCCGTGCAGGTGTCCCCTCTGTTAAAGCACGCCGTCTCATTGCATCGTAGAATGCCCCAATCTCTATATCATGCCCTACATGATGATTGTGTGGTTGATACATTAGAATCGGACTATTTTCTGGAAATAGTGACATTGATGCAGTAGCAGTACATCCCCGTTCGTAACGCGAACA
This genomic stretch from Aphis gossypii isolate Hap1 unplaced genomic scaffold, ASM2018417v2 Contig00251, whole genome shotgun sequence harbors:
- the LOC126553475 gene encoding uncharacterized protein LOC126553475, with protein sequence MADGLGSSDMRNSYININIFLYIDMSLPHLPPQQMPELPEDFHILGGFLAITRLATRMGILNRIVQLVDYVRQYWLTTVRPSGFSVYGVNIRTNNFVESFHSMLKSTIGIHPPVWSFYDRLRSVESRVRRETLQTINGQQVR
- the LOC126553465 gene encoding uncharacterized protein LOC126553465 → MAYLRRVSYSVRGYIDMQIGPLANEILLEDIPEQLPMIGLQPLPPVLPPFHIRGAGRGRRGRGRQRAAAVPENHGMVRHPNVRQQPGGNLRIIEGRHLLGNTDNIEVPIQIQANNEDRNEPIDQPENEIEQPHINDTLAEEEVYEIVELGIDDAFVDGRLILNVIILKH